A single Bremerella cremea DNA region contains:
- a CDS encoding transcriptional regulator, giving the protein MSHANQPIDEQAAAQEELPKDLVELAIMIAKLPSEHRDVLEPAVNKVIENSRRRRRIYTLVQEALSQLRLDMKYLMFDLEATRRERDHYKAESGGHDEE; this is encoded by the coding sequence ATGAGCCACGCCAACCAACCTATCGACGAACAAGCCGCCGCCCAAGAAGAACTGCCGAAGGATCTGGTCGAGCTGGCAATTATGATCGCTAAGCTGCCGAGCGAGCATCGCGACGTGCTGGAGCCAGCGGTCAATAAAGTGATCGAAAACAGCCGTCGTCGTCGCCGTATCTACACCCTGGTTCAAGAAGCGTTGAGCCAATTGCGGTTAGATATGAAGTACCTGATGTTCGACCTGGAAGCGACCCGCCGCGAACGTGACCACTACAAAGCTGAGTCTGGCGGACACGACGAAGAGTAA